CTGGGGACCGCTGAAAAGACTGACCGACCTGATACAGCAACAGATGATGAATGTCAGTCCGCTGCACAACCGGGAACTGGAAAAACTACTGACCGCAATGCTTGCCGAACTTCCTGAAAAGCCTGTCAAGGATTTAAAGAAACTATTGGAAATCTATGCGGAAATACTTTCTATCAATAACAGCAAAGCGGAAGATGAACGTGTCTTGCGTCTGCTGGATGTATGGAAAGGAGTAGCCAACCTGAAAAAAGCAGTTATGAATATCAAATGCTAAAAGCAAAAAAGAGTACCTTTGCCACCGTAAAAACAAAAGTACAATGAGATTTCTGAAACACTGTTTGCCTGCTTTTTGTGTTCTGATGATGTGGTGTTCCTGTATTTCCGGGACAAAGGAAAGAAAGGATTCCACAAAAGCAGAGACTGAACATATAGATACCATACAAGTCAGTGAAGCCGTTCTTCCTGCCCCACAGCCGGAAAAAAGTCCGATGGCTCGCTATATGGATTCTTTAGGACTGATAGACGTGGCCGAACTTGACAGCAGCCTTGTCGTGAAGCTGATGTACACACAAGCGGATAATTTCACAGGAGAGGTTCTTTACGATGATTTGTCGGAAGCCTATCTGCACCCGGATGCGGCATATGCTCTTATAAAAGCACAAAGAGTATTGAAAGAACTGCATCCGTCGTATAGTCTCCTTATTTATGATGCTGCCCGCCCGATGTCCGTACAAAAAAAAATGTGGAATGTAGTGAAAGGAACATCTAAATACAAATACGTTTCTAATCCGGATAATGGTGGCGGGCTTCACAATTACGGGCTGGCAGTAGATATCAGCATTCAAGACTCTTTGGGACAACCGTTACCCATGGGAACGAAAGTAGACCACTTGGGTGCAGAAGCTCATATCACCCAGGAAAGCGAACTGATACGTAACGGAAAAATGAGTGAAACAGAACGGCAGAACCGGATACTGCTGCGAAAAGTAATGAAAGAAGCCGGATTTCGGGCACTGCCCAGCGAATGGTGGCATTTCAACTTTTGCAGCCGTGAAGTGGCGCGCCAAAAATATAATGTAATACCATAAACCGGTATTCAACGATGAATGCCAACATCATATAATGTAATAATCATATCCTTATGAAAATCTCTCCCGAAACCCAGCTTTTCATTCGTGAGCACCAGTCGGATGATGTACG
The DNA window shown above is from Bacteroides faecium and carries:
- a CDS encoding M15 family metallopeptidase gives rise to the protein MRFLKHCLPAFCVLMMWCSCISGTKERKDSTKAETEHIDTIQVSEAVLPAPQPEKSPMARYMDSLGLIDVAELDSSLVVKLMYTQADNFTGEVLYDDLSEAYLHPDAAYALIKAQRVLKELHPSYSLLIYDAARPMSVQKKMWNVVKGTSKYKYVSNPDNGGGLHNYGLAVDISIQDSLGQPLPMGTKVDHLGAEAHITQESELIRNGKMSETERQNRILLRKVMKEAGFRALPSEWWHFNFCSREVARQKYNVIP